A genome region from Streptomyces sp. NBC_01296 includes the following:
- a CDS encoding NAD(P)/FAD-dependent oxidoreductase, whose amino-acid sequence MTNDTADVVVIGGGPAGAVSALVLAKQGHSVVLLERDEFPRFHIGESLLPYMMGLFDQIGLRETVEAQGYVPKFGGEFIDPTEKKFFEGVFRADFTKQGEGRFPRAFQVERARFDKMLTEQAAEAGAKVLFGANVNELLMDGDRMVGVRYEREGQSHEVRSSYVIDASGRAGRIANRFGLRKTLEKLRMVAVFRHYTGLDESNNPGVEGDIQVGAHDDGWVWAIPLSTEDISVGTVMPRDALRASTPEKAFEEHVGRISRITARLTGTRPSTDLKVETDYCYHSDTVTGPGWVMVGDAGCFGDPMFSGGVLVATTTAVRAAETIGAALKDPAQADHLIDKYASFFKTGYDTYIRLIHAYYDGELVAMAADAARSTDRDTLERYLVRLIGGDFWSEHNSVAQEMRKRTEWDTFEPFRRVFGCPVYPELDEADRKERAEARVRRATAGR is encoded by the coding sequence ATGACGAACGACACCGCTGACGTGGTTGTGATCGGTGGAGGGCCGGCCGGCGCGGTCAGCGCCCTCGTGCTCGCCAAGCAGGGGCACTCCGTGGTGCTGCTGGAGCGGGACGAGTTCCCCCGGTTCCACATAGGCGAGTCCCTGCTCCCCTACATGATGGGCCTGTTCGACCAGATCGGCCTGCGCGAGACGGTCGAGGCCCAGGGCTACGTCCCCAAGTTCGGCGGCGAGTTCATCGACCCGACCGAGAAGAAGTTCTTCGAGGGCGTCTTCCGTGCGGACTTCACCAAGCAGGGTGAAGGCCGGTTCCCCCGCGCGTTCCAGGTCGAGCGCGCCAGGTTCGACAAGATGCTCACCGAACAGGCCGCCGAGGCCGGGGCCAAGGTCCTCTTCGGCGCGAACGTGAACGAGCTGCTCATGGACGGCGACCGCATGGTCGGCGTCCGCTACGAGCGCGAGGGTCAGAGCCACGAGGTGCGTTCGTCCTACGTGATCGACGCGAGTGGTCGGGCCGGCCGGATCGCCAACCGCTTCGGGCTGCGCAAGACGCTCGAGAAGCTCCGCATGGTGGCCGTGTTCCGGCACTACACGGGACTCGACGAGAGCAACAACCCCGGCGTCGAGGGCGACATCCAGGTCGGCGCCCACGACGACGGCTGGGTCTGGGCGATCCCGCTGTCCACCGAGGACATCAGCGTGGGCACGGTCATGCCGCGCGATGCGCTGCGCGCGTCGACGCCGGAGAAGGCGTTCGAGGAGCACGTGGGCCGGATTTCGCGGATCACCGCGCGCCTGACCGGAACCCGTCCCAGCACGGACCTCAAGGTCGAGACCGACTACTGCTACCACTCGGACACCGTCACCGGGCCGGGCTGGGTCATGGTCGGAGACGCCGGCTGCTTCGGCGACCCGATGTTCTCCGGTGGCGTGCTGGTGGCGACGACCACCGCCGTCCGTGCCGCCGAGACGATCGGGGCGGCGCTGAAGGATCCCGCGCAGGCCGACCACCTGATCGACAAGTACGCGAGCTTCTTCAAGACCGGGTACGACACGTACATCCGGCTCATCCACGCCTACTACGACGGCGAGCTGGTGGCCATGGCCGCCGACGCCGCCCGCTCCACGGACCGCGACACCCTGGAGAGGTACCTCGTCCGGCTGATCGGCGGCGACTTCTGGAGCGAGCACAACTCGGTGGCCCAGGAGATGCGCAAGCGGACGGAGTGGGACACGTTCGAGCCGTTCCGGCGGGTCTTCGGCTGCCCGGTCTACCCCGAGCTGGACGAGGCCGACCGCAAGGAGCGGGCCGAGGCGCGCGTCCGCAGGGCGACGGCGGGTCGGTAG
- a CDS encoding arylamine N-acetyltransferase: MRRTGRESSSDLRLKEGDDMFDVDKYLQRIGCGGETGVDLATLRKLHKNHLMAIPYNGVTEDYRAGVHLVDIDEDATFETTIVGGQGGTCFQLNRLFFRLLRELGYDVTLMAARTAEGQDAFGLDVEHMFSRVALDGDEWLVDVGYPGPSFIEPLLVSDAVQTQYGCQYRLVESESEIALQRRGAVTRWSVVYTFTMESRQWTDWKEMEDVLRDILSQPRSNDGQEILCGRSFENGQAVLKGRRYLTVRDGREQARTITDDDEHRTLISGVLSGELG, from the coding sequence GTGCGGCGAACAGGCCGCGAATCCAGTAGCGATCTCCGTCTGAAAGAGGGTGATGATATGTTCGACGTGGACAAATATCTGCAGCGGATCGGCTGCGGCGGAGAAACCGGTGTGGACCTCGCGACGCTGCGAAAGCTGCACAAGAATCACCTCATGGCGATTCCGTACAACGGAGTCACCGAGGATTACCGCGCCGGAGTGCACCTCGTCGACATCGACGAGGACGCCACCTTCGAGACGACGATCGTGGGCGGGCAGGGCGGCACGTGTTTCCAGCTGAACCGCCTTTTCTTCCGGCTTCTGCGTGAGCTGGGCTACGACGTCACGCTGATGGCGGCGAGGACCGCCGAAGGCCAGGACGCCTTCGGGCTCGACGTCGAGCACATGTTCAGCCGCGTCGCCCTGGACGGCGACGAATGGCTGGTGGACGTCGGTTACCCCGGCCCCTCCTTCATCGAGCCGCTGCTGGTCTCCGATGCGGTACAGACCCAGTACGGGTGCCAGTACCGGCTGGTCGAGAGCGAATCGGAGATCGCTCTGCAACGCCGGGGAGCGGTCACCCGGTGGAGCGTCGTCTACACCTTCACGATGGAATCCCGGCAGTGGACCGACTGGAAGGAAATGGAGGACGTCCTCCGGGACATCCTTTCGCAGCCGCGGTCGAATGACGGCCAGGAAATCCTGTGCGGCCGGAGCTTCGAGAACGGCCAGGCCGTACTGAAGGGGCGACGGTACCTGACGGTCCGTGACGGCCGCGAGCAGGCCCGCACGATCACGGACGACGACGAGCACCGGACCCTGATCTCCGGCGTCCTGTCCGGCGAGCTCGGCTGA